A genome region from Myxocyprinus asiaticus isolate MX2 ecotype Aquarium Trade chromosome 12, UBuf_Myxa_2, whole genome shotgun sequence includes the following:
- the LOC127449121 gene encoding uncharacterized protein LOC127449121, producing the protein MFLVLHVTQPSAFLPERMKVAYVILRLTRRAADCGTAMWDNGRACCVSFLAFAMELCRVFDPALLQCDELLTAQRRRRWSQVPAPHSLTASMATEVVPLLLSAPMVTETDPLSAATEAIPLLLPASTATRAVPLPLTTSTATEAVSLLLPVSTATWFCLVYLSVARVSGVWLPSLPACQELNSLFSAGCCSASPKASTEDSTNLFLTSTMHTLSSYKHTLHGLALARLRRARHWRSLPTAAAGVGIFYIPQSSDCS; encoded by the exons ATGTTCCTTGTTCTTCACGTCACACAGCCCTCTGCTTTCCTGCCAGAGAGAATGAAGGTGGCTTATGTCATCTTGCGCCTCACCAGAAGGGCTGCTGATTGTGGAACCGCCATGTGGGACAATGGACGTGCTTGTTGCGTGTCGTTCTTAGCATTCGCCATGGAGCTCTGCCGAGTATTCGATCCGGCCCTGCTGCAGTGTGATGAACTTCTCACCGCCCAGAGGAGGCGGAGGTGGAGCCAGGTCCCTGCTCCTCATTCGCTGACAGCATccatggccacggaggtcgttcccctgctgctgtcagCGCCCATGGTCACTGAGACCGATCCACTGTCAGCAGCCACAGAAGCCATTCCCTTGCTGCTGCCAGCATCCACGGCCACGagggccgttcccctgccgctgacaacgtccacggccacagaggccgtttccttgctgcTGCCAGTGTCCACGGCCAC TTGGttctgtctcgtgtatctgtcgGTTGCCCGTGTGTCTGGTGTGTGGTTGCcgtctctgcccgcatgtcagGAGTTAAATTCGCTTTTCTCTGCTGGCTGTTGTTCTGCATCTCCcaaagcttcaacggaggattctacaaatctgttcctgacttccacaatgcacacactctcatcctacaaacacactcttcacggattggCCCTTGCACGACTACGACGCGCACGCCATTGGAGATCGCTTCCCACTGCTGCAGCTGGTGTCGggattttctacattcctcaaTCCAGTGACTGCTCATAA